From the genome of Deltaproteobacteria bacterium, one region includes:
- a CDS encoding bifunctional phosphoribosyl-AMP cyclohydrolase/phosphoribosyl-ATP diphosphatase HisIE, protein MKVDLSQLKFDSSGLIPAIVQDHSNGEVLMVAYMNREALVKTLETGLAHYFSRSRQKLWQKGESSGHVQKVQEILYDCDGDALVVKADQKVAACHTGHRSCFYRALGGNEDIAHTIFDEKEIYDGREEREILDRLYAVIVDRKRNPREDSYTSSLLSKDVEAIGKKVLEESLELILAATAGDRGNVVRETADLIYHTWVLLAAVSVRPEEVRKELAGRFGTGGLAEKAAR, encoded by the coding sequence TTGAAAGTTGATCTTTCGCAGCTCAAATTCGATTCAAGCGGGCTGATCCCGGCAATCGTCCAGGACCACTCCAACGGTGAGGTTCTCATGGTGGCCTACATGAACCGGGAAGCGCTCGTAAAAACCCTGGAAACCGGGCTTGCCCACTATTTTTCCCGTTCCCGGCAGAAGCTATGGCAGAAGGGGGAGTCCTCGGGTCATGTGCAGAAGGTCCAGGAGATCCTTTACGATTGCGATGGGGACGCCCTGGTCGTCAAGGCCGACCAGAAAGTCGCTGCCTGTCATACGGGCCACCGTTCCTGTTTCTATCGGGCCCTGGGTGGTAACGAAGATATCGCCCATACCATATTCGACGAAAAAGAGATTTATGACGGCAGGGAAGAGCGGGAAATCCTTGATCGTCTTTACGCCGTTATCGTGGACAGGAAAAGAAACCCCAGGGAAGATTCATATACCTCCTCCCTGCTCTCCAAGGATGTGGAGGCAATTGGAAAGAAGGTGCTGGAGGAGAGTCTCGAGCTTATTCTGGCGGCAACGGCCGGCGACCGTGGAAATGTCGTAAGGGAGACGGCGGACCTGATCTACCACACATGGGTCCTCCTTGCGGCGGTCTCGGTGCGGCCGGAAGAGGTACGAAAAGAACTTGCCGGGAGGTTCGGGACGGGGGGGCTTGCGGAAAAAGCCGCCAGGTAA
- a CDS encoding 30S ribosomal protein S21 has product MPGVRVRDNESFEGALRRFKKQCEKSGILSEIRRREYYEKPSVQKKRKMIAARKKMVKTTKRRFR; this is encoded by the coding sequence ATGCCTGGTGTAAGGGTCAGGGACAATGAAAGCTTCGAGGGTGCCCTTCGCCGTTTTAAGAAACAGTGCGAAAAATCAGGAATCCTTTCTGAGATTCGAAGGCGGGAATACTACGAGAAGCCCAGCGTGCAGAAAAAGCGCAAGATGATCGCCGCGCGAAAAAAGATGGTCAAGACGACAAAAAGGCGATTTCGCTGA
- a CDS encoding histidine triad nucleotide-binding protein, protein MLDCIFCKIAGGKIPAKVVHEDDELIAFEDISPKAPVHVLIVPKKHLATLNDAGEEHGVLLGRMTLLAAGIARDRGVAKGGYRVLINCNPDGGQEVFHLHMHMLGGKRLSGMG, encoded by the coding sequence ATGCTCGACTGTATTTTCTGCAAGATAGCCGGTGGAAAGATACCGGCAAAGGTGGTTCATGAGGACGATGAACTCATTGCCTTTGAGGATATCAGCCCGAAGGCCCCTGTTCACGTTTTGATTGTGCCGAAGAAACACCTGGCGACCCTGAACGACGCCGGAGAGGAACACGGCGTCCTGCTGGGACGGATGACACTTCTCGCAGCCGGAATCGCCCGGGATAGGGGCGTTGCAAAAGGGGGATACCGTGTTCTGATCAACTGCAACCCTGATGGCGGACAGGAGGTGTTTCATCTCCACATGCACATGCTGGGCGGCAAGAGATTGAGCGGCATGGGCTGA